One Salvelinus fontinalis isolate EN_2023a chromosome 11, ASM2944872v1, whole genome shotgun sequence DNA window includes the following coding sequences:
- the LOC129865987 gene encoding acidic leucine-rich nuclear phosphoprotein 32 family member D-like: protein MDMKKRIHLELRNRTPSDVQELVLDNCRSNEGKMEGVTEEFENLELLSLINVGLINVSNIPKLGKLKKLELSDNRISGGLEVLAERLVNLTHLNLSGNKFKDISTLEPLKKLPVLKSLDLFNCEVTNLGDYRESIFKLLPQLTYLDGYDIEDCEASDSDGEGDGVDDDDDDEGGESEEDFDEEEDDDEEVIAEEDDDSAESEEDGEVNGDIDDDDDDDEDDDEDDSPAKGEKRKRDPEDDDDDEDSVSPPPPLNV from the exons GTTCAGGAACTGGTCCTAGATAACTGCCGGTCCAACGAGGGGAAGATGGAGGGCGTAACGGAGGAATTTGAGAACCTGGAACTGTTGAGCCTCATCAACGTCGGCCTCATCAACGTCTCAAACATTCCCAAATTGGGGAAATTAAAAAAG TTGGAGCTGAGTGACAACAGGATATCTGGGGGTCTGGAGGTGCTGGCGGAGAGGCTGGTCAACCTCACACACCTCAACCTCTCTGGGAACAAGTTCAAGGACATCAGTACACTGGAACCACTG AAAAAACTTCCCGTATTGAAGTCTCTGGACCTCTTTAACTGTGAGGTCACCAACCTGGGAGACTACAGAGAGAGCATCTTCAAGCTCCTCCCACAGCTCACGTACCTGGATGGCTACGATATCGAAGACTGCGAGGCCTCCGACTCGGACGGCGAGGGAGACGGGGTCGATGACGACGATGATGATGAAG GGGGAGAGTCTGAGGAGGACTttgatgaagaggaggatgatgatgaagaggtCATTGCAGAGGAAGATGACGACAGTGCGGAGAGTGAAGAG gatggGGAGGTGAACGGAGAtatcgatgatgatgatgatgacgacgaaGATGATG ATGAGGATGACTCTCCAgcgaaaggagagaagaggaagagggatcctgaggatgatgacgatgatgaagaTTCAGtgtccccccctccacccctcaatGTCTGA